A region from the Bacteroidota bacterium genome encodes:
- a CDS encoding response regulator, whose amino-acid sequence MSEQHPLLNRQIRKYLDNDPQLIEKIGGFLSAVQSAYEQADSDRKMLERSLELSSGELVKSNTELRAIFRAFPDMFFLVNGSGIIIEHRGGSPEDLYDPDLNLSGRSIFSGPDQLVGERFMAIFNKVRETNTIQSLEYSLHIHNSNKYYEARFVPLESGNTIIIIRNITEKKKLEAQFLRTQRMESIGTLAGGIAHDLNNVFAPLMLSVDLLRTRVTDEKSVKIIGTIEESLRRGADMIRQVLAFARGVEGNHRVLDPKRIIQDVLKIAEDTFPKQIRLQSEIAGDLPMVRGDETQLHQVILNICVNARDVMPVGGTLRIQARTLHLTNPPIDSVMKVGEFVVISISDTGAGIPASIIDKIFEPFFTTKDVGKGTGLGLSTALSIMRSHGGHINVYSIEGRGTTFTVYVPVAGQVVSEQTPPTPSAIEHGNGEWILIIDDEAPIRMIAEQTLVVYNYKVITAANGYEGIQMFKQHQDKISLVISDMMMPEMDGIETVHHIRRMSSTVPILGTSGLSSYSQVSDLTGPATSFLSKPYSGYELLTEVRRMIDESLISGS is encoded by the coding sequence ATGTCTGAGCAACACCCACTTCTGAACCGGCAGATCCGGAAATACCTGGATAACGATCCGCAGCTGATCGAAAAAATCGGTGGTTTTCTGAGTGCGGTTCAATCCGCCTATGAACAGGCCGATTCCGACCGGAAAATGCTGGAACGATCCCTCGAACTCAGCTCGGGTGAATTGGTTAAATCCAACACCGAACTCAGAGCCATTTTCCGCGCGTTTCCCGATATGTTTTTCCTTGTTAACGGCAGTGGAATCATAATCGAACACCGGGGCGGCTCACCGGAAGATTTATATGACCCCGATCTGAATCTGTCCGGAAGGTCCATTTTCTCCGGACCGGATCAGCTCGTTGGTGAACGCTTCATGGCCATTTTTAATAAGGTCCGCGAAACAAACACCATTCAGAGTCTCGAGTATTCGCTCCATATTCATAACTCGAATAAGTATTATGAGGCCCGTTTCGTCCCGCTCGAGTCGGGTAACACCATTATAATCATCCGGAACATCACCGAGAAAAAGAAACTCGAAGCCCAGTTTCTCAGAACCCAACGGATGGAAAGCATCGGAACCCTCGCCGGTGGCATTGCACACGATCTGAACAACGTATTTGCCCCGCTCATGTTATCGGTGGACCTTCTCCGGACCCGGGTTACCGACGAAAAATCGGTCAAAATCATCGGAACTATTGAAGAGTCGCTGAGGCGCGGGGCCGATATGATCCGGCAGGTGCTTGCCTTTGCCCGTGGGGTTGAAGGGAATCACCGGGTACTCGACCCGAAACGGATTATTCAGGATGTCCTGAAAATTGCTGAAGATACATTTCCGAAACAAATACGCCTGCAATCCGAAATAGCCGGGGATCTTCCCATGGTCAGGGGTGATGAAACCCAGCTTCATCAGGTGATTCTCAACATCTGCGTCAATGCACGGGATGTAATGCCTGTGGGCGGAACTTTGCGTATTCAGGCCCGGACACTCCATCTGACCAATCCACCCATCGATTCTGTGATGAAAGTGGGTGAATTCGTGGTCATTTCCATCAGCGATACAGGAGCCGGAATTCCTGCTTCCATCATTGACAAAATCTTTGAACCTTTTTTCACAACCAAGGATGTGGGCAAAGGAACCGGACTGGGACTCTCAACAGCTCTGTCTATTATGAGAAGTCACGGCGGACACATCAATGTGTACAGCATTGAGGGACGGGGAACGACCTTCACCGTGTATGTTCCAGTTGCCGGTCAGGTTGTTTCAGAACAAACTCCACCGACTCCGTCTGCCATTGAACATGGAAACGGGGAATGGATTCTGATCATTGATGACGAAGCCCCCATCCGGATGATTGCCGAACAGACGTTAGTCGTCTACAATTACAAGGTTATTACCGCTGCCAATGGCTATGAGGGAATCCAGATGTTCAAGCAACATCAGGATAAAATCAGCCTGGTGATTTCAGACATGATGATGCCTGAAATGGATGGGATCGAAACCGTCCACCACATCCGACGAATGAGTTCAACCGTACCAATCCTTGGAACCAGCGGACTCAGTTCTTACAGCCAGGTTTCCGATCTCACCGGACCTGCCACTTCCTTTTTGTCAAAGCCTTATTCAGGCTACGAATTGCTGACTGAAGTGCGGCGGATGATTGATGAATCGCTGATCAGCGGATCCTGA
- a CDS encoding transporter has translation MTYGIRFNRNEWSGAFGDIGTDLPLIIGMLLATDLNAANVLIGFGVLQILTGLVYRIPMPVQPLKAVAMIVIAGEIPGAVIAGGSLAIGAIMLLLTATGLLMVLARTIPKPVVRGIQMGLGIQLSLVALKDYLPSLGWSGYALALIGFSIGVVLLGNRRYPPAIPILLTGVLFAFVVPSGDSISFSLSLPVLAAPDLSWQVILTGLVVLALPQIPLSLGNSILATHQLASDYFPERKITINKIGWTYSILNLVTPFTGGIPVCHGSGGIAGHYTFGGRTGGSTIIYGLFYVVLGLFFSSAPSYALSLFPKPTLGVILLFEGMVLILLVKDIITDRKVFFIAVLVALLAVGLPSGYLIGMLVGTTLYYLRNRGVLSHAGHRDSDH, from the coding sequence ATGACTTACGGGATCCGGTTCAACCGGAATGAATGGTCCGGTGCCTTTGGCGATATCGGAACCGACCTGCCTTTGATAATCGGCATGCTGCTGGCAACCGATCTGAATGCAGCCAATGTTCTGATCGGATTCGGTGTCCTGCAGATTCTTACCGGGTTGGTTTACCGGATTCCCATGCCGGTTCAACCTCTTAAAGCCGTTGCTATGATCGTGATTGCTGGTGAAATACCTGGGGCCGTCATTGCCGGCGGCAGCTTGGCCATTGGTGCGATTATGCTGCTTCTGACCGCAACCGGCCTGCTCATGGTGCTGGCTCGTACCATCCCAAAACCGGTGGTCCGGGGTATTCAGATGGGTTTGGGAATTCAATTGTCTCTGGTTGCCCTGAAAGATTATCTGCCATCGCTGGGTTGGTCGGGGTATGCCCTTGCACTGATCGGATTTTCAATCGGGGTTGTTCTGCTCGGTAACCGACGGTATCCGCCAGCCATTCCCATTCTTCTCACAGGTGTTTTATTCGCTTTTGTGGTTCCATCGGGTGACTCCATTTCCTTTTCACTTTCCCTTCCCGTTCTGGCAGCACCCGATTTATCCTGGCAGGTCATTCTGACCGGATTGGTGGTCCTTGCCCTGCCTCAGATTCCGCTTTCTCTGGGAAATTCGATCCTTGCCACCCACCAACTCGCCTCCGATTACTTTCCGGAAAGAAAAATCACCATCAATAAAATTGGCTGGACCTATTCGATCCTGAACCTGGTCACTCCCTTTACCGGAGGCATTCCGGTTTGTCATGGATCGGGGGGAATTGCCGGACATTACACTTTCGGTGGCCGGACGGGTGGTTCAACCATCATTTACGGCCTTTTCTATGTTGTGTTGGGTCTTTTTTTCAGTTCTGCTCCCTCCTATGCCCTTTCCCTGTTTCCAAAACCCACGCTGGGAGTTATCCTGCTGTTCGAAGGAATGGTCCTGATCCTTCTGGTAAAGGATATCATCACCGACCGGAAGGTTTTTTTCATTGCCGTTCTGGTTGCGCTTCTCGCTGTCGGACTTCCTTCCGGCTATCTGATCGGGATGCTGGTGGGGACCACTTTGTATTACCTGAGGAACCGGGGAGTCCTTTCCCATGCCGGCCATCGTGATTCTGACCACTGA
- a CDS encoding FIST C-terminal domain-containing protein, whose translation MKTKQYLLNASRRLNPSLPDSDASVGLVLVFGSRPLLDQELAGLNLAGRFPSALITGCSTSGEIRDTEVTDETMVITTISADHCRFYGTTADIRHFGSSADAGESLIAALPKEGLRHVFVLSDGLNVNGSELVRGLNRLLPSGVSVTGGLAGDSDRFETSRVIWNGLPHNHLIAAVGWYGEPLKIGYGSLGGWDPFGPERVVTRSAGNKLYDLDGRNALNIYKTYLGEQANHLPGSALLFPLSLKLTLSAKPVVRTVLSIDETDQSMTFAGDVPVGAYTQMMKANFDRLIDGASGAAEAASTGSLQGTEPELAILISCVGRKMVLGQRIEEEVEAVRDTLGLSTTLTGFYSYGEISPFTPDATCELHNQTMTITTFSER comes from the coding sequence ATGAAAACCAAACAATACCTATTAAACGCTTCACGGCGACTGAACCCCTCTTTACCCGACTCGGACGCGTCGGTCGGGCTGGTCCTTGTCTTCGGCAGCCGTCCGCTTCTGGATCAGGAACTGGCCGGGCTGAATCTTGCCGGAAGGTTTCCGTCCGCACTGATTACCGGATGTTCCACCTCGGGTGAAATTCGGGACACCGAGGTCACCGATGAAACCATGGTGATCACCACCATTTCAGCCGACCATTGCCGGTTTTACGGCACCACAGCAGATATCCGTCACTTTGGCTCCAGTGCCGATGCAGGTGAATCCCTCATCGCCGCACTTCCGAAGGAGGGGCTCAGACACGTGTTTGTCCTGTCTGATGGACTTAATGTGAATGGCTCCGAACTGGTCCGCGGACTCAACAGACTACTCCCTTCCGGTGTTTCTGTGACCGGCGGACTGGCAGGAGATTCCGACCGGTTCGAAACTTCACGCGTGATCTGGAACGGGCTTCCGCACAACCACCTGATTGCAGCAGTTGGCTGGTATGGGGAACCATTAAAAATCGGATATGGCAGTCTCGGAGGCTGGGATCCCTTCGGTCCCGAGCGTGTGGTCACACGATCAGCAGGAAACAAACTTTACGACCTCGATGGAAGAAACGCCCTGAACATTTATAAAACCTATCTTGGTGAACAGGCCAACCATCTTCCCGGCTCGGCCCTGCTGTTCCCGCTGAGCCTCAAATTAACCCTGTCTGCAAAACCAGTGGTCCGGACCGTGTTGTCAATCGATGAAACCGATCAGTCCATGACCTTTGCCGGTGACGTTCCGGTCGGGGCTTACACGCAGATGATGAAAGCAAATTTTGACCGGCTGATCGATGGAGCATCGGGTGCTGCAGAAGCCGCGAGTACAGGTTCATTGCAGGGCACAGAACCCGAATTGGCCATCCTGATCAGTTGCGTGGGCCGTAAAATGGTTCTCGGACAGCGAATCGAGGAAGAAGTGGAAGCTGTTCGGGATACACTGGGACTTTCCACAACCCTCACCGGCTTTTATTCCTATGGTGAAATCTCCCCGTTTACCCCGGATGCCACCTGTGAACTCCACAACCAAACCATGACAATCACCACATTTTCTGAACGGTAA
- the moaA gene encoding GTP 3',8-cyclase MoaA, which translates to MITDSFGRIHHYLRVSLTPACNLRCSYCAPADGFRVPPGTKQFSRSEITRVIGWLAGMGVTKVRFTGGEPTLRSDLAGLIHDTHSTAGISTVGLTTNGVLLGLQLDEYLKAGLSSVNISLDTLRPDRFMAISKRPWHQQVMTGIRKAIDCGRLQVKLNMVVQRGVNEDEVVDMIHFFARDPVELRFIELMPFAGNGWDPQAGIPSQELLKKIRQSVDLATIEQSTAGHVSDQWAVKGSALKLGFISSVSNAFCGTCSRIRLTADGKFKSCLFDDGELDVLSPLRAGCTREEFHTLIRTHMLKKPAAHGGHDFSKSTTHRSMISIGG; encoded by the coding sequence ATGATAACCGATTCCTTCGGGCGGATTCATCACTATCTGCGTGTATCTCTGACACCGGCCTGTAACCTGCGGTGCTCGTATTGTGCACCGGCAGATGGCTTCCGTGTCCCTCCCGGCACAAAACAGTTCTCGCGATCCGAAATCACCCGCGTGATCGGCTGGCTGGCTGGAATGGGAGTCACCAAAGTCCGGTTTACAGGCGGTGAACCCACCTTGCGCAGCGATCTCGCCGGATTGATACATGACACCCATTCAACGGCTGGTATCTCTACGGTCGGACTGACAACCAATGGTGTGTTGCTGGGTCTTCAGCTCGATGAGTATCTGAAAGCCGGACTAAGCTCGGTCAACATCAGTCTGGATACCTTGCGTCCGGACCGGTTTATGGCCATCAGCAAGCGGCCCTGGCATCAGCAGGTCATGACCGGAATCAGGAAAGCCATCGATTGTGGCCGGTTACAGGTTAAACTGAACATGGTGGTTCAGCGGGGTGTGAATGAGGATGAAGTGGTTGACATGATTCATTTCTTCGCCCGTGATCCGGTTGAACTGCGGTTTATTGAACTCATGCCCTTTGCCGGCAACGGGTGGGACCCGCAGGCAGGCATTCCCTCTCAGGAATTACTGAAAAAAATCAGACAATCGGTCGATCTTGCCACCATCGAACAATCAACAGCTGGTCATGTATCCGATCAATGGGCCGTCAAAGGTTCAGCCTTGAAACTCGGCTTCATTTCTTCGGTGAGCAACGCCTTTTGCGGAACCTGTTCCCGTATCAGGCTGACCGCCGACGGAAAGTTTAAATCCTGCCTCTTTGATGATGGCGAACTCGATGTGCTTTCTCCCCTCCGTGCCGGTTGTACCCGTGAAGAATTTCACACTCTGATCCGCACTCACATGTTAAAAAAACCAGCCGCACATGGCGGCCACGATTTTTCCAAATCCACCACGCACCGGTCTATGATCAGCATTGGTGGCTGA
- a CDS encoding NarK/NasA family nitrate transporter → MSTLPDLKPGRVISNWQPEDETFWNQSGKTIANRNLWISIPNLLLAFSVWMMWSIITVQMKNLGFPFDDQQLFGLAAIAGLSGATLRIPNSFLIAISGGRNVIAFSTAMLLIPAIGAGLALQDKNTSYFTFAALAFLSGIGGGNFASSMSNINRFFPKKVQGAALGLNAGIGNLGVSVMQVLIPAVMTVAVFGPLSGDPAELIKNESVSQVWIQNAGFIWVPILLIAALAAWFGMVNLPGASFTSTADALIKATGLTLIGFAAAGIGAWLLIGLKLNMWIVLPVTILACLGLMKLVPGAIKTSLNAQFAIFSNKHNWIMTVLYIMTFGSFIGFSAAFPLLIKIVFGSLPDGSINPAAPNPFTYAWLGPLVGSLIRPVGGWLSDKFGGARVTHWDTIFMIACALGVAWFIVQAREASDPTQYFTPFLLCFLLLFITTGIGNGSTFRMIPFIFNPQQAGPVLGWTSAIGAYGAFIIPKVFGEQVKAGTPEYALFGFTAFYVICLVLNWWYYARKGAEVPC, encoded by the coding sequence ATGTCAACCCTACCCGACCTGAAACCCGGCCGCGTGATTTCCAACTGGCAGCCCGAAGATGAAACCTTCTGGAACCAATCAGGGAAAACCATTGCCAACCGAAACCTCTGGATTTCCATCCCAAATCTCCTTCTCGCCTTTTCAGTCTGGATGATGTGGAGCATTATCACGGTTCAGATGAAGAATCTCGGTTTTCCTTTCGATGACCAGCAACTTTTCGGCCTGGCTGCCATTGCTGGTCTCTCCGGGGCGACGTTGCGGATTCCCAATTCTTTTCTGATTGCCATTTCGGGCGGACGCAATGTGATTGCCTTTTCCACCGCCATGCTTCTGATTCCTGCCATTGGTGCTGGTTTGGCACTGCAGGATAAAAACACATCGTATTTCACCTTCGCTGCTCTTGCCTTTTTATCCGGAATCGGAGGCGGAAATTTTGCTTCCTCCATGTCCAACATTAACCGTTTCTTCCCCAAAAAAGTGCAGGGTGCCGCTCTCGGTCTGAATGCAGGGATCGGCAATCTGGGCGTTTCGGTCATGCAGGTCCTGATTCCGGCCGTCATGACGGTAGCAGTTTTCGGACCTCTCAGCGGAGATCCTGCCGAATTGATAAAAAATGAATCCGTTTCACAAGTGTGGATCCAGAATGCCGGTTTCATCTGGGTCCCCATTCTCCTGATTGCGGCTTTGGCTGCATGGTTTGGTATGGTCAACCTGCCGGGAGCTTCCTTCACTTCAACCGCCGACGCCCTGATCAAAGCAACGGGCCTGACCCTGATCGGATTTGCTGCGGCTGGAATCGGTGCCTGGCTGCTGATCGGGCTGAAATTAAACATGTGGATTGTCCTTCCGGTTACAATTCTGGCGTGTCTTGGATTGATGAAACTGGTGCCGGGGGCCATTAAGACCAGCCTGAATGCTCAGTTTGCGATCTTCTCGAATAAGCATAACTGGATCATGACCGTGCTGTACATCATGACATTCGGTTCGTTTATCGGTTTTTCAGCCGCATTTCCCCTGCTGATCAAAATTGTCTTCGGAAGTCTTCCGGATGGAAGCATAAATCCGGCGGCCCCGAATCCATTTACCTATGCCTGGTTAGGTCCGTTGGTAGGTTCTCTGATTCGTCCGGTGGGAGGGTGGCTTTCCGACAAGTTTGGTGGCGCACGGGTGACCCATTGGGACACCATTTTTATGATTGCCTGTGCGCTCGGTGTCGCCTGGTTCATCGTTCAGGCCCGGGAAGCCTCCGATCCGACCCAGTATTTCACTCCCTTTCTTTTGTGTTTTCTGTTGCTATTCATCACCACAGGAATCGGCAACGGATCCACCTTCCGGATGATTCCGTTCATATTCAACCCGCAACAGGCCGGCCCTGTTTTGGGCTGGACCTCCGCCATCGGCGCCTACGGGGCCTTTATTATCCCCAAAGTATTCGGTGAACAGGTCAAAGCCGGGACCCCTGAATATGCCCTTTTCGGATTTACGGCCTTTTATGTCATTTGTCTGGTTCTTAACTGGTGGTACTACGCCCGTAAAGGCGCAGAAGTCCCCTGCTGA
- a CDS encoding 4Fe-4S binding protein, which produces MSTTHQPAPRTDFVIDREDFNQRIVGAYNSGTAEKALPADITTVQSLIPAGTGVLRDFSYIAPEIPKYIPENCVGCMECVTECPDTAILGKVIEEDQLEKELAAISDPALREHFRSQFVKTQKYHTVFEKKTGTGGLFGIFIDPTKCKGCAECVTVCDDNALEMIRKTPDNMTQYRSAFEAYKQAPETPGKYINEKVLADMMLAGKSLLYVGGAGSCMGCGEATAIRMMLAATGFVYGPDQVGVIASTGCNTVYSSTYPYNPFLTPWANSLFENGPTFAMGVRAKWDQDPESRKKVMWLIGGDGAMLDIGFQALSRMLLSGMNIKVLVLDTQVYSNTGGQASTGSFHGQEAKMSAYGKEGKGKKESRKELGTIAMMHPNVFVAQTTAAHINHFYRAVMAANEFDGPAVLSVYTTCQPEHGVGDNMASTQARLAVDTRAFPLFVYDPRKGKTFRERLSLQGNPNPKDDWYTNPKTNEPVTFIDFARSEGRFAKQFGKEGEPSPELLETMQNRLENWHMLQELAGLR; this is translated from the coding sequence ATGTCGACAACCCACCAACCAGCCCCCCGGACTGATTTTGTTATCGACCGGGAGGATTTCAACCAACGGATTGTTGGAGCTTACAATTCGGGTACTGCCGAAAAAGCCTTGCCAGCCGATATCACCACGGTTCAATCGCTGATTCCGGCAGGAACCGGTGTTCTGCGTGATTTCAGTTACATTGCCCCCGAAATTCCGAAATACATCCCGGAAAATTGTGTCGGATGTATGGAATGTGTGACAGAATGCCCTGATACAGCCATTTTGGGGAAGGTGATTGAAGAAGATCAGCTTGAAAAGGAACTGGCAGCTATTTCGGATCCGGCGCTCCGTGAGCATTTCCGGAGTCAGTTTGTAAAAACACAGAAATACCACACGGTTTTTGAGAAGAAAACAGGCACCGGCGGATTGTTTGGCATTTTCATTGATCCGACCAAGTGCAAAGGGTGTGCAGAATGCGTAACGGTCTGCGATGACAATGCGCTTGAAATGATCAGGAAGACACCGGACAACATGACTCAGTACCGGTCAGCTTTTGAGGCCTACAAGCAGGCCCCGGAAACTCCGGGTAAATACATCAACGAAAAAGTGCTTGCCGATATGATGCTGGCAGGAAAGTCACTTTTGTATGTTGGCGGAGCGGGATCCTGCATGGGGTGTGGTGAAGCAACTGCCATCCGGATGATGCTGGCGGCCACAGGATTCGTCTACGGTCCCGATCAGGTCGGCGTGATCGCATCGACGGGATGCAACACCGTGTATTCTTCCACCTATCCTTACAACCCGTTTTTAACACCGTGGGCCAATTCATTGTTCGAAAACGGTCCCACCTTCGCCATGGGCGTCAGAGCTAAATGGGATCAGGATCCGGAAAGCCGTAAGAAAGTGATGTGGCTGATCGGTGGTGATGGTGCCATGCTGGATATCGGATTTCAGGCGTTGAGCCGCATGCTGCTTTCTGGAATGAATATCAAGGTGCTGGTTCTCGATACACAGGTGTACTCGAACACCGGTGGTCAGGCTTCTACCGGATCCTTCCACGGGCAGGAAGCGAAAATGTCGGCATATGGAAAAGAAGGTAAGGGCAAGAAGGAAAGCCGGAAGGAACTTGGGACCATTGCCATGATGCACCCGAATGTGTTTGTGGCTCAAACCACAGCCGCGCACATCAATCATTTTTACCGGGCGGTAATGGCGGCTAACGAGTTTGATGGTCCTGCGGTTCTGTCGGTGTATACCACATGCCAACCCGAGCACGGAGTGGGGGATAACATGGCCTCGACCCAAGCCAGGCTTGCAGTGGATACACGTGCCTTCCCGTTATTTGTGTACGATCCGAGAAAAGGTAAGACTTTCCGTGAGCGGTTGAGCCTTCAGGGTAATCCGAATCCGAAAGACGATTGGTACACCAATCCGAAGACCAATGAACCGGTTACCTTTATTGATTTTGCAAGAAGTGAAGGCCGGTTTGCCAAACAGTTTGGTAAGGAAGGAGAGCCTTCGCCTGAACTTTTGGAAACCATGCAAAACCGGTTGGAAAACTGGCACATGCTTCAGGAACTGGCGGGATTGCGGTAA
- a CDS encoding MFS transporter yields MKTPELIDFSQPRIRLLHFTWIAFFIAFYVWFNMAPLATTMLKNVGWLTPEHLKVLAIVNVALTIPARLVIGSLIDRFGPRIVFSALLVTMSVPVFFFAFGDSFMQLFISRMILSGIGASFVIGIRLVADWFPHKMVGRAEGFYAGWGNFGSAWAAMTLPWIALSWFSDNPDGWRYALAINGVVSFVYGILFFFLVRDTPGGEAFRGIKKTEPMIATSWSDLVQLTIWSFPLVGALGLLAWRLSNIKVGDNGTNFLTTDLMYICWIILAVIFIVHMAKTYAINIPLLKKGIPEKDRYRFSDVAALNTTYFANFGAELAVVSMLPAFFESTYTMDPTTAGIIASSFAFVNLFARPLGGLLSDLMGNRKRTMIIYMAGIALGFFAMAFIQVGWPVWLAVAITILCSVFVQGAEGATFAVIPLIKKEYTGQISGMAGAYGNVGAVTYLIVLSMVDSKTFFLLLAAGAAFSTLYCLLFLKEPKGSFSDDHGEIPESDQNAKPAQA; encoded by the coding sequence ATGAAAACCCCCGAACTGATCGATTTCAGTCAACCCCGCATCCGGTTGCTTCACTTTACCTGGATTGCCTTTTTTATCGCCTTTTATGTATGGTTTAACATGGCACCTTTGGCCACGACCATGCTCAAAAATGTGGGATGGCTGACTCCCGAACATCTGAAAGTACTGGCCATTGTCAATGTGGCCCTGACCATTCCGGCCCGGCTGGTCATCGGTTCCCTTATTGACCGGTTTGGACCGCGCATCGTGTTCAGTGCCCTGCTCGTAACCATGAGCGTTCCGGTCTTCTTTTTCGCCTTCGGAGATTCTTTCATGCAGTTATTCATTTCCCGCATGATTCTGAGCGGAATCGGAGCCAGTTTCGTAATCGGAATCCGGTTGGTGGCCGATTGGTTTCCTCACAAAATGGTGGGGCGCGCCGAAGGATTTTACGCCGGCTGGGGAAATTTCGGATCGGCCTGGGCTGCCATGACCCTTCCCTGGATTGCCCTTTCATGGTTTAGCGACAATCCCGATGGATGGCGGTATGCACTGGCCATCAATGGCGTGGTTTCATTTGTCTACGGAATCCTGTTTTTCTTCCTCGTCAGAGATACACCTGGTGGTGAAGCGTTCCGCGGCATCAAGAAAACCGAACCTATGATTGCCACTTCCTGGTCCGACCTGGTTCAGCTGACCATCTGGAGTTTTCCACTGGTGGGTGCGCTCGGACTGCTTGCCTGGCGGCTCAGCAACATCAAGGTCGGAGATAACGGCACCAATTTCCTCACCACCGACCTGATGTATATCTGCTGGATCATCCTTGCTGTGATCTTCATTGTTCACATGGCAAAAACCTATGCGATCAACATTCCCTTGTTAAAAAAAGGGATTCCAGAAAAGGACCGCTACCGCTTCAGTGATGTGGCTGCATTGAACACCACTTATTTTGCCAATTTCGGCGCCGAACTGGCTGTGGTTTCCATGCTTCCGGCTTTTTTCGAATCCACCTATACCATGGATCCGACCACGGCTGGCATTATCGCCTCCAGTTTTGCATTCGTGAATCTCTTCGCGCGCCCGCTGGGTGGTCTTCTTTCAGATCTGATGGGAAATCGTAAACGCACCATGATCATCTACATGGCAGGAATCGCCCTCGGCTTTTTCGCCATGGCCTTCATACAGGTTGGCTGGCCGGTCTGGTTGGCAGTGGCAATCACCATCTTATGCTCGGTGTTTGTCCAGGGGGCTGAAGGTGCCACCTTCGCCGTGATTCCTCTGATCAAAAAGGAATACACCGGTCAGATCTCCGGAATGGCCGGTGCCTATGGAAATGTCGGAGCCGTTACCTATCTCATCGTTCTGTCCATGGTCGATTCCAAAACCTTTTTCCTGTTGCTGGCAGCAGGTGCTGCTTTCTCTACGTTGTATTGCTTACTTTTTCTGAAGGAACCCAAAGGATCCTTCTCGGATGATCATGGTGAAATACCCGAGTCTGACCAGAACGCTAAACCGGCACAGGCATGA
- the ric gene encoding iron-sulfur cluster repair di-iron protein gives MFADKTIGDIVRDHHQSVRVFEKYHIDFCCGGGRLLKDVVEEKRLDAEQFFIELATSVEVQAGDLPDFGSMETVALIDYILAKHHAFIRERGPVLVGRLNKLATVHGSNHPELIQIRDVFNRHYSGLVQHLMKEEMMLFPYIKAMEENKRTGKGQPSAVFPSVQHPIRMMEYEHVEAGADLRDLRELSNHFSVPEDGCNTYRIGFQELREWEMDIHQHIHLENNILHKRAQVLEESFA, from the coding sequence ATGTTTGCAGATAAAACCATAGGTGATATTGTCCGTGACCACCATCAGTCGGTTCGCGTTTTCGAAAAGTACCATATTGACTTCTGTTGCGGCGGGGGTCGCTTGTTAAAAGATGTGGTTGAAGAGAAGCGACTGGATGCAGAGCAATTTTTCATAGAGCTGGCCACCTCGGTCGAGGTGCAGGCCGGCGATCTTCCTGATTTTGGGTCGATGGAGACGGTCGCCCTGATCGATTACATTCTTGCGAAGCACCATGCTTTTATTCGGGAAAGAGGTCCGGTATTGGTGGGCAGGCTTAACAAACTGGCCACGGTTCATGGCAGTAACCATCCCGAACTGATCCAGATCAGGGATGTCTTTAACCGGCATTACAGCGGATTGGTTCAGCATCTGATGAAAGAAGAAATGATGCTCTTTCCCTATATCAAGGCTATGGAGGAAAATAAGCGTACGGGTAAGGGCCAGCCTTCGGCCGTGTTTCCGTCGGTGCAGCATCCTATTCGGATGATGGAATATGAACATGTGGAAGCCGGGGCAGACTTACGCGATCTCCGCGAACTTTCGAACCATTTTTCGGTACCGGAAGATGGATGCAACACCTACCGGATCGGGTTCCAGGAATTGCGTGAATGGGAAATGGATATTCACCAGCACATTCACCTGGAAAACAACATTCTTCATAAACGTGCGCAGGTGCTGGAAGAGTCGTTTGCTTAA